In Vibrio alginolyticus NBRC 15630 = ATCC 17749, the sequence TAAAACAATATTGTTGTTTACCACGATACCAGCCAACGCAATCACTCCAATTCCCGACATAATGATGCCAAATGGCTTTTGGAAAATAAGTAACCCAGCGAAGACACCAACGGTAGAAAACAGCACTGCACTAAGGATTAAGAAAGCTTGATAAAAGCTATTAAACTGCGTAATTAAAATCAAAGCCATCACACCAAGCGCGACAATAAAAGCATTTTGCAAGAATGCTGATGAGTTTTCCTGCTCTTCATTTTGACCCCGAATCTTATATTCAATGCCTTCTGGTAAGTCGAGCTGTTCCATTCCAGCGGCAATCTTAGGTAACTCAAGCGCCAAATTGTAACCTTCCACCATATCCGCTTTAATATTGATAACTCGATGACCGTCGACCCGACGAATAGTGTCTTGCTTATGATCTGGTTTGATTTGAGCAAAATTCGTAATCGGTACTAGACCAGCTGCCGTTTTCACTCTCAGCTGATCAAATCGACCTATGTCGCGCTTATCTTGCGGATAGCGCACCAAAATATCGACTTCTTCATCCGCATCATCGGGCAAATAATCGCCTATTTTCAAGCCGTTCGTAACAAACTGGACGGTATTCCCGACTAAAGTAGCATCCGCTGCAAAGCGAGAGGCGTCATCTCGCTGGATATCAATTTGCCAATCAATCCCTTCCTTATTAGTGGTATCACTCAAGTTGGTCAGTGCAGGATTACCATCAGCCCAATGTCGTACTTTTTTGGCTGCTTCATCTAACGCACTAACACTCAAATTTCGTGATGACACTTCAATCACGAGATCATGCTCGACAGGCGGCCCTGCGTCCGGGAATTTATACTCAAGTTCAACACCATAAAAGCGGTCTGTCGTCTCTTTTAGTTCCTCAATAATGGTTTTCACTTTGCGTCGATACTGCCAATCCACAGGCGTTATTTGAATCTGGCCAATCTCGTCCCCATTATCGCTCGATCCTGTGCGCGTGTAGACACTTTCAAACTCGTCATGACCGAGCATCACCTTCTCGATTTCGCGCATAACAACATCTTTTTCGTGAATAGACAGGTCACCATAAGAACGAACTTTAACGGTAAAAAAGGCAGGGTCCACCTCAGGGAAAAACTCTGCACCCAAGCCAGCTTTGTTGTAAGTGAAGCCGACACCTGCCGCTAGCAGTATCGCGCTGAGTAAGACTTTCCATGGATGACGAATCGCTACCGACAGAGTCTGGTAATAAAGCTTGGTAATGCCAGTCGCTTTTTCAAAGTTGCCGTTATGCAGCTCCACCATTTCTCGCTGAGCTTTCTGATTGACTACTTGAGGCTTGCCAATGATCCCACCGATGACAGGAACGAACAATAAAGCCATCATCAGCGAAGCGGCCAAGGTAGCAATTAAAGTAAGTGGTAAGTACTTCATGAACTCACCAGTGATGTCTGGCCAGAAAAGTAACGGAGCAAACGCAGCCAATGTGGTTGCTGTGGATGCGGTAATAGGCCAGGCCATTCGCTTTGCTGCATCTCGATAGGCTTCTTTACGTGGCGTTCCTTCTTGCATGCGCCGATCTGCAAACTCTGTCACCACAATGGCACCATCCACCAACATGCCTACCGCCATAATTAAAGCAAACAGTACGACGATATTGACCGTCAGCCCAAATACCGATAACACCAACAACCCAGTCAAGAACGATCCTGGAATAGAAATCCCCACGAGAAGCGCGGTCCTAACCCCCAATATGGCAATAATGACGATAACTACGAGGA encodes:
- the vmeK gene encoding multidrug efflux RND transporter permease subunit VmeK — translated: MYTLIDAALSRARTMLTLLVMILIAGVITYVTIPKESSPDITIPIIYVSVGHQGISPVDAERLLVRPIEQELRSIEGVKEMTSVASEGHASVTLEFSVGVDLDKAMADVRDAVDLAKPKLPEDSDEPTVNEVTFASEEPVLTVVLYGTVPERTIVQIARTLRDRLESFRQVLEVEIAGDREDIVEIVVDPLLMESYGLDQADIYNLIALNNRVVAAGFVDTGYGRFSVKVPSVFDSLKDVLELPIKVNGKEVITFGDVATVRRAFRDPESFARLDGESAIVLDVKKRAGENIIETVELVKEVLALGQKRAEWPDNLQVKYTWDQSDDVKLMLSDLQNNILSAIILVVIVIIAILGVRTALLVGISIPGSFLTGLLVLSVFGLTVNIVVLFALIMAVGMLVDGAIVVTEFADRRMQEGTPRKEAYRDAAKRMAWPITASTATTLAAFAPLLFWPDITGEFMKYLPLTLIATLAASLMMALLFVPVIGGIIGKPQVVNQKAQREMVELHNGNFEKATGITKLYYQTLSVAIRHPWKVLLSAILLAAGVGFTYNKAGLGAEFFPEVDPAFFTVKVRSYGDLSIHEKDVVMREIEKVMLGHDEFESVYTRTGSSDNGDEIGQIQITPVDWQYRRKVKTIIEELKETTDRFYGVELEYKFPDAGPPVEHDLVIEVSSRNLSVSALDEAAKKVRHWADGNPALTNLSDTTNKEGIDWQIDIQRDDASRFAADATLVGNTVQFVTNGLKIGDYLPDDADEEVDILVRYPQDKRDIGRFDQLRVKTAAGLVPITNFAQIKPDHKQDTIRRVDGHRVINIKADMVEGYNLALELPKIAAGMEQLDLPEGIEYKIRGQNEEQENSSAFLQNAFIVALGVMALILITQFNSFYQAFLILSAVLFSTVGVFAGLLIFQKPFGIIMSGIGVIALAGIVVNNNIVLIDTYNQMRKRGLEKSEAILRTGVQRLRPVLLTTVTTILGLLPMVLEMNIDLVNQKVEFGAPSTQWWSQLATAVAGGLAFATLLTLVLTPCLLMLGREHHSEQ